The following proteins come from a genomic window of Limnohabitans sp. 103DPR2:
- a CDS encoding D-amino acid dehydrogenase, whose amino-acid sequence MKTIAIVGGGITGVTTAYALAKRGFSVTLFERHRYAAMETSFANGGQLSASNAEVWTHPSTIIKGLKWMLKSDAPLLVNPKPSWHKISWFAEFMASMTAYEKNTIETAKLAVAARQHLFAWAEAENIDFDLKKQGILHIYRDKKGFDHAGKVSEMLAKGGLPRHAVTPEEMKAIEPTLAGQYYGGYFTESDSTGDIHKFTNGLAMAAKRLGVRTLYDQDVTNIQSDNNQVKISVAHSDAPTSIHTFDSVVVCAGVASNQFASQLGDRVNIYPVKGYSITVNLNDAESQAGAPQVSLLDDETKLVTSRLGEDRFRVAGTAEFNGYNRDIRADRIKPLVDWVNQCFPKINTRSVVPWAGLRPMMPNMMPRVGRGKAANVFYNTGHGHLGWTLSAVTADMVAEVVAAQASAERATIISGSTNLARVST is encoded by the coding sequence ATGAAAACTATTGCCATTGTGGGCGGCGGCATCACCGGCGTCACGACTGCTTATGCACTGGCCAAGCGGGGCTTCTCTGTCACCTTGTTTGAGCGTCACCGCTATGCCGCCATGGAAACTTCATTTGCCAATGGCGGACAGTTGTCGGCCTCGAATGCAGAAGTTTGGACCCACCCCTCCACCATCATCAAGGGCTTGAAGTGGATGCTCAAAAGTGATGCACCACTGCTGGTCAATCCCAAACCCAGCTGGCACAAAATTTCTTGGTTTGCAGAGTTTATGGCTTCCATGACGGCTTACGAAAAGAACACCATTGAAACGGCCAAACTGGCTGTTGCGGCACGTCAACATTTGTTCGCTTGGGCAGAAGCTGAAAACATTGATTTTGATTTAAAGAAGCAAGGCATCTTGCACATTTACCGCGACAAAAAAGGCTTTGACCACGCTGGCAAAGTTTCTGAAATGTTGGCCAAGGGTGGCTTGCCACGCCATGCGGTGACCCCCGAAGAAATGAAAGCCATCGAACCCACTTTGGCTGGCCAATACTACGGCGGCTATTTCACAGAAAGTGACTCTACGGGAGACATCCACAAGTTCACCAACGGTTTAGCCATGGCTGCAAAGCGTTTAGGTGTTCGCACTTTGTATGACCAAGACGTCACCAACATTCAAAGCGACAACAACCAAGTCAAGATCAGTGTAGCCCACTCAGATGCGCCTACCAGCATTCATACGTTTGACAGCGTGGTGGTGTGCGCAGGCGTTGCCAGCAACCAATTTGCTTCACAACTGGGTGACCGCGTCAACATCTACCCTGTCAAAGGCTATTCCATCACGGTCAATTTGAACGACGCTGAAAGCCAAGCAGGCGCACCGCAGGTCAGCTTGCTGGACGACGAAACCAAACTGGTTACTAGCCGTTTAGGCGAAGACCGATTCCGTGTGGCGGGCACGGCTGAATTCAACGGCTACAACCGCGACATTCGCGCAGACCGCATCAAGCCATTGGTCGATTGGGTCAACCAATGCTTCCCCAAAATCAACACCCGCTCCGTGGTGCCATGGGCTGGCTTGCGTCCCATGATGCCCAACATGATGCCCCGCGTGGGTCGTGGCAAAGCTGCCAATGTGTTTTACAACACAGGTCACGGTCACTTAGGTTGGACATTGTCTGCCGTGACGGCAGACATGGTGGCGGAAGTGGTGGCGGCTCAAGCTTCTGCTGAGCGTGCCACGATCATTTCAGGATCGACCAACCTGGCACGTGTGTCCACGTAA
- a CDS encoding SMP-30/gluconolactonase/LRE family protein produces MLILQNPLIRPLEIFSAMPEKFRQTGVRSEWADVNQGGRLADSFLEGPVFDTHGNLYVTDIPFGRVFRIDPKGEWDLVAQWDGEPNGMKFLSETELLVTDYKNGLMRLNIQTGRVKSFLERRNSESFKGVNDLVLDARGNVYFTDQGQTGMHDPSGRVYRLSPDGKLDLLLNNVPSPNGIVLSPDERFLFVAATRGNSVWRMPLLSDGSVSKVGQFFTSYGPSGPDGLAMDESGRLLVANPGLAYVWVLSHWAEPEEILTGPKGASLTNMAFGGKDRKTLYCTDSTNGNILRADMSVAGCPLHRAK; encoded by the coding sequence ATGCTCATACTTCAAAATCCACTCATTCGACCTCTTGAAATATTTAGCGCCATGCCTGAGAAATTCAGGCAGACTGGCGTGCGCAGTGAATGGGCCGATGTGAATCAGGGCGGGCGATTGGCGGATTCATTTTTGGAGGGCCCGGTATTTGACACGCATGGCAACCTCTACGTCACCGACATACCTTTTGGCCGTGTGTTTCGAATTGATCCAAAAGGAGAGTGGGACTTGGTGGCGCAATGGGATGGTGAGCCCAATGGCATGAAGTTTCTAAGCGAGACCGAGTTGCTGGTCACCGATTACAAAAACGGTTTGATGCGCCTGAACATTCAAACGGGGCGTGTCAAATCTTTCCTTGAGCGCCGCAATAGCGAAAGCTTCAAAGGTGTGAATGATTTGGTGCTGGACGCCCGGGGCAATGTGTATTTCACAGACCAAGGGCAAACCGGCATGCACGACCCCTCTGGGCGGGTGTACAGACTGTCGCCCGATGGCAAGTTAGACCTGTTGCTGAACAATGTGCCCAGCCCCAATGGCATCGTGTTGTCACCCGATGAGCGGTTTTTGTTTGTCGCTGCAACGCGCGGAAATTCTGTGTGGCGCATGCCTTTGTTGAGCGATGGCAGTGTGTCTAAAGTAGGGCAGTTTTTCACTTCCTATGGACCGAGTGGTCCTGACGGTTTGGCCATGGATGAAAGTGGTCGACTGCTGGTGGCCAATCCAGGATTGGCTTATGTGTGGGTGCTGTCACATTGGGCGGAACCCGAAGAAATTCTGACGGGACCCAAAGGCGCGTCGCTCACCAACATGGCATTTGGTGGCAAAGACCGCAAAACTTTGTATTGCACAGACTCTACGAATGGCAACATTTTGAGGGCTGACATGTCCGTGGCGGGTTGTCCCTTGCATCGCGCAAAATAG
- a CDS encoding cyclase family protein, translating into MMQRWKNAPPGSHWGEFGPDDRLGRMNLVTPDKVRQGIAEVREGLTFCLSLPLDVPGGRSLNARRMPPRLYGTLRDGVSAGVQGYCWSYATEDPNLTDVVCDEVMLMNTQYSTQWDSLAHMGSRFDADGDGDAEAVFYNGFRAGVEIHPGSTDSSAANDWARYPDPDANALGVANLAAHGVQGRGVLIDLEKHLGRKKLAVGYDALMRILDADKVQIEAGDMVCLHTGFADTLLNMHKQPDLQHLHETGSGLDGEDPQLLNWITETRLACLVADNPAVELVQSVSLTKPAGMKRPRLPLHEHCLFKNGIHLGELWLLTPLALWLRANQRSRFLLTAPPLRLPGAAGSPVTPIATV; encoded by the coding sequence ATGATGCAACGCTGGAAAAACGCACCGCCTGGCAGCCACTGGGGAGAGTTTGGCCCAGACGATCGTTTGGGACGAATGAACTTGGTCACACCAGACAAGGTGCGTCAAGGCATTGCGGAGGTCAGGGAAGGACTGACATTTTGTTTGTCCTTGCCCTTGGATGTGCCTGGTGGACGGTCCTTGAACGCGCGGCGCATGCCCCCGCGTTTGTACGGAACTTTGCGAGATGGTGTCAGCGCAGGCGTTCAGGGCTATTGCTGGTCATACGCCACAGAAGATCCCAACTTGACCGATGTCGTGTGCGACGAAGTCATGCTGATGAACACGCAATATTCAACGCAGTGGGACAGTCTGGCCCACATGGGTAGCCGCTTTGATGCCGACGGTGATGGCGATGCTGAAGCTGTTTTCTACAACGGCTTTAGAGCAGGCGTTGAGATTCACCCCGGTTCGACCGATTCAAGCGCTGCAAACGATTGGGCACGCTATCCAGACCCAGATGCAAACGCCTTGGGTGTTGCCAATTTGGCGGCACATGGCGTTCAGGGGCGAGGTGTGTTGATTGATTTGGAAAAACACTTGGGTCGCAAAAAACTTGCTGTGGGCTATGACGCATTGATGCGCATTTTGGATGCAGACAAGGTCCAGATTGAAGCCGGTGACATGGTGTGCTTGCACACTGGTTTTGCAGACACCCTGCTGAACATGCACAAGCAACCCGACCTACAACACCTGCATGAAACGGGCAGTGGTCTGGATGGCGAAGATCCACAACTGCTGAATTGGATTACAGAGACACGTCTGGCCTGCTTGGTGGCCGACAACCCTGCCGTGGAGTTGGTTCAATCTGTGTCACTCACCAAGCCTGCTGGTATGAAACGGCCGCGCTTGCCCTTGCACGAACATTGCCTGTTCAAAAACGGCATCCACTTGGGTGAGTTGTGGTTGCTCACGCCATTGGCACTATGGCTTCGAGCGAATCAGCGCTCTCGATTTTTACTGACTGCACCGCCCTTGCGTTTGCCGGGTGCAGCAGGATCACCCGTGACACCCATTGCGACAGTTTGA
- a CDS encoding RraA family protein: MSQDIVKNFERVPADLVQKASVHQAAIFADVAGRRGVMHGRISALRPHMKVAGPALTVEVRPGDNLMIHAAIAMAKPGDVLVIDGKADQTAALMGTIMMTACKQLGIAGVIVDAAVRDSLEIEEMDFPVFSVGTNPNGPTKNIGGRIGHPISCGGVSVNPGDFVLADADGIVVVEREKLPGLLPLADKKVVDEAKRIAQIKEGNTSASWLLSSLVAAGVLKEGETL; this comes from the coding sequence ATGAGCCAAGATATTGTTAAAAATTTTGAACGTGTGCCCGCCGACTTGGTGCAAAAAGCATCCGTCCATCAGGCGGCTATTTTTGCCGATGTGGCGGGCCGACGTGGTGTGATGCACGGCCGCATCAGTGCGCTGCGTCCTCACATGAAAGTGGCGGGCCCGGCATTGACGGTGGAGGTTCGCCCTGGCGACAACCTCATGATCCATGCCGCCATTGCCATGGCCAAGCCTGGCGATGTGTTGGTGATTGATGGCAAGGCAGATCAAACTGCCGCGTTGATGGGCACCATCATGATGACAGCCTGCAAACAATTGGGCATAGCTGGTGTGATTGTGGATGCTGCTGTGCGCGACAGTCTGGAAATTGAAGAGATGGACTTCCCCGTCTTTTCTGTGGGCACCAATCCCAATGGCCCCACCAAAAACATTGGTGGCCGCATTGGTCATCCCATTTCTTGTGGTGGCGTGTCTGTCAACCCCGGCGACTTTGTGTTGGCCGATGCCGATGGCATTGTGGTGGTTGAGCGCGAAAAGCTGCCTGGCTTGTTGCCCTTGGCTGACAAAAAAGTGGTGGACGAGGCCAAACGCATTGCGCAAATCAAGGAAGGCAACACCAGCGCTTCTTGGTTGCTGTCATCGCTGGTGGCAGCTGGCGTGTTAAAAGAAGGCGAAACGCTGTGA
- a CDS encoding Bug family tripartite tricarboxylate transporter substrate binding protein: MNRRLMNALLWAAGVTFTLSTPVAMAAWPDGKPVSIVVPYAPGGTADALARLIAQHLGTKLSTAVVVVNKAGASGVIGEQAVAQASPDGFTVLYDATPLSINPHLQKMPFDAEKDLIPVTQVGVTPMLLTVPKTSTFATAQDFLKAAKQSPGKLTFGSGGQGTVQYMAPELMNQAAGVNMLHIPYKSGGLAVTAVIAAEVDMGFFNLPAISGHVKSGTVRALAITSAQRNPAFPDVPTVTEVIGKPYESYEWNGIFLPKGTSPEIVNRLQVAVKEVLAIPEVKAKFESLGSRIVASTPDEFRKYLAGETQRWAATVKAAGIKKE, encoded by the coding sequence ATGAACCGACGATTAATGAACGCTTTGCTATGGGCAGCAGGTGTGACTTTCACACTGAGCACACCCGTAGCCATGGCCGCTTGGCCTGATGGTAAGCCTGTCAGCATTGTGGTGCCCTATGCGCCTGGCGGAACTGCCGATGCGTTGGCACGGCTGATTGCGCAGCACTTGGGCACCAAGCTGTCCACCGCCGTCGTGGTGGTGAACAAAGCTGGTGCAAGCGGCGTCATTGGAGAGCAAGCTGTGGCGCAAGCCTCACCCGATGGCTTCACGGTTTTGTACGACGCAACACCGTTGTCGATCAATCCACATTTGCAAAAAATGCCATTCGATGCAGAAAAAGATTTGATTCCTGTCACGCAAGTGGGTGTGACGCCCATGTTGCTGACGGTGCCTAAAACCTCCACATTTGCCACAGCACAAGACTTCCTGAAGGCGGCCAAGCAATCGCCTGGCAAATTGACTTTTGGTTCCGGTGGGCAAGGCACGGTGCAGTACATGGCACCTGAGTTGATGAACCAGGCTGCAGGCGTCAACATGCTGCACATCCCTTACAAGAGTGGTGGCCTTGCGGTGACCGCGGTGATTGCCGCTGAAGTGGACATGGGCTTTTTCAATTTGCCTGCCATCAGTGGTCATGTCAAAAGTGGCACGGTCAGGGCGCTGGCCATTACTTCTGCACAACGTAACCCTGCTTTCCCAGACGTGCCGACAGTTACCGAAGTGATTGGCAAGCCCTATGAGTCTTATGAGTGGAACGGTATTTTCTTGCCCAAAGGCACCTCTCCTGAAATTGTGAATCGTCTGCAGGTCGCGGTGAAAGAGGTGTTGGCAATTCCCGAAGTCAAAGCCAAGTTCGAGAGCCTGGGTTCGCGCATTGTGGCTTCTACACCTGATGAGTTTCGAAAGTACTTGGCAGGCGAGACCCAGCGATGGGCTGCCACAGTGAAGGCTGCGGGCATTAAAAAAGAGTGA
- a CDS encoding M20 aminoacylase family protein, translating into MSAPVEPKKFAFSQNILPAIQDMAKEMVEVRHQIHAHPELAFEEHATSDMVAARLKEWGYEVHRGLAGTGVVGTLKRGTGKMRLGIRADMDALPIQETTGLPYASQLPGKMHACGHDGHTAILLAAARSIAQDPQFDGTLNLIFQPAEEGLGGGRVMVEQGLFKLFPCDAIFALHNMPGMPEGQFGFRAGAFMPSSDTVNITVRGKGGHGSAPHLSADPVVAAAHIVVALQTVVSRNVDPREMAVISVGAIHGGEAANVIPQNVTMRLTVRAFNPEIRAMLKQRITDLVQSQAQTMGVQADVDYDWRYPSLINDEASTAFAKQVALDWLGDKGVMPNLAPLTGSEDFSFMLQECPGCYLIVGNGQGEHHHTGGCMVHNPGYDFNDAILPIAASYWVKLVNAYLKAA; encoded by the coding sequence ATGAGCGCCCCCGTTGAACCTAAAAAATTCGCCTTCTCGCAAAACATCTTGCCAGCCATCCAAGACATGGCCAAAGAAATGGTGGAGGTGCGTCACCAAATTCATGCCCACCCCGAATTGGCATTTGAAGAACACGCCACCAGCGACATGGTGGCGGCACGTCTAAAAGAGTGGGGCTATGAAGTGCACCGAGGCTTAGCGGGCACGGGCGTGGTGGGCACCCTCAAGCGCGGTACCGGCAAGATGCGCTTGGGCATTCGCGCCGACATGGACGCGCTTCCAATTCAAGAAACCACAGGCTTGCCCTATGCCAGTCAATTGCCCGGCAAGATGCACGCTTGTGGCCACGATGGCCACACTGCCATTTTGTTGGCTGCCGCACGCAGCATTGCGCAAGATCCGCAGTTTGACGGCACTTTGAATTTGATTTTCCAGCCCGCCGAAGAAGGTTTGGGTGGTGGCCGTGTGATGGTGGAGCAAGGCTTGTTCAAACTGTTTCCATGCGATGCCATCTTCGCATTGCACAACATGCCGGGCATGCCTGAAGGGCAGTTTGGTTTCCGCGCGGGTGCCTTCATGCCATCGTCTGACACTGTGAACATCACAGTGCGAGGTAAAGGTGGCCATGGTTCTGCGCCGCATTTGTCAGCCGATCCTGTGGTGGCTGCAGCTCACATTGTGGTGGCCTTGCAAACGGTGGTCTCTCGCAATGTGGACCCACGTGAAATGGCCGTCATTTCTGTGGGTGCCATTCATGGCGGTGAAGCTGCCAATGTCATTCCTCAAAATGTCACCATGCGCTTAACGGTGCGCGCTTTCAATCCAGAAATTCGCGCCATGCTCAAACAGCGCATTACCGATTTGGTTCAATCACAAGCGCAGACCATGGGCGTGCAGGCCGATGTGGATTACGACTGGCGCTACCCCTCGCTCATCAACGACGAAGCCAGCACGGCCTTTGCCAAGCAAGTGGCCTTGGACTGGTTGGGTGACAAGGGTGTCATGCCCAACTTGGCACCCTTAACTGGCAGCGAAGACTTTTCCTTTATGCTGCAAGAGTGCCCTGGCTGTTACCTCATTGTGGGCAATGGCCAAGGTGAACATCACCACACAGGTGGTTGCATGGTGCACAACCCAGGCTATGACTTCAATGACGCGATCTTGCCGATCGCTGCCAGCTATTGGGTGAAATTGGTCAATGCTTATTTGAAAGCTGCATAG
- a CDS encoding NAD(P)-dependent oxidoreductase: MSTRPVVIVTGADLASQALALLTDFEIVYAGKTPQTPDMVALCQRHNPVAIIVRYGSVGAEVMDAAPALRVISKHGSGTDTIDKEAAKARGIEVCAAVGANAAAVAEQAMALLLACAKSVVHLNERMHAGFWDKATHKSVELHGRTIGLVGLGAIGQRFAKMCDAMGMKVLGVDPFAKNLPDYIQAVDFDTLWRESDAISLHCPLTPENRQLINAQTLAACKPGVMLVNTARGGLVDEPALLAAVQSGHVFAAGLDSFAVEPMTAPHIFQGVPQIFLSPHIGGVTSDAYINMGVGAAKNVLAVLSKYSQAVSA; encoded by the coding sequence GTGAGTACGCGCCCCGTTGTCATCGTGACAGGCGCAGATTTGGCATCGCAAGCTTTGGCGTTACTGACTGATTTTGAAATTGTGTATGCAGGCAAAACACCGCAGACGCCAGACATGGTCGCTTTGTGCCAGCGTCACAATCCTGTGGCCATCATTGTTCGTTACGGCAGTGTGGGGGCTGAAGTGATGGACGCGGCACCGGCTTTGCGAGTCATCTCAAAGCACGGCAGTGGCACCGACACCATCGACAAAGAAGCCGCAAAAGCGCGCGGCATTGAAGTCTGCGCTGCAGTGGGTGCCAATGCCGCTGCTGTGGCTGAACAAGCCATGGCTTTGCTGCTGGCCTGTGCCAAATCGGTGGTGCACTTGAACGAGCGCATGCATGCAGGATTTTGGGACAAAGCAACGCACAAAAGTGTTGAACTGCATGGCCGCACTATCGGCCTGGTCGGTTTGGGTGCCATTGGCCAACGCTTTGCCAAAATGTGCGATGCCATGGGCATGAAAGTTTTAGGTGTTGACCCCTTCGCCAAAAACTTGCCCGATTACATTCAAGCCGTTGACTTTGATACCCTGTGGCGAGAGTCCGATGCCATCTCACTGCATTGCCCGCTCACGCCAGAAAACCGGCAGTTGATCAATGCCCAAACTTTGGCCGCTTGCAAGCCTGGTGTGATGCTGGTCAACACAGCGCGCGGCGGCTTGGTGGATGAACCCGCCTTGTTGGCGGCGGTTCAAAGTGGCCATGTGTTTGCCGCAGGTCTAGACAGCTTTGCTGTAGAGCCGATGACAGCACCTCACATTTTTCAGGGTGTGCCACAAATCTTTTTAAGCCCTCACATTGGCGGCGTTACCAGCGATGCTTACATCAACATGGGTGTAGGAGCGGCCAAGAATGTGCTCGCAGTTTTGAGTAAATATTCTCAAGCGGTTTCTGCATAA
- a CDS encoding Bug family tripartite tricarboxylate transporter substrate binding protein, with the protein MTHSVLARRLLTQGTLATLLIGTTLAFNALAQNWPSKPIRVVVPFPAGGGTDLIAREVGNKVVSNTKWTFIYDNKPGSGGNIGVDAIAKAAPDGLNLVIGQTSNLAINPSLYSKLPYDPSKDLTPIVNIGSSPVVFVVASNSPYKTFGELLAAAKAQPDAINYASSGSGTVAHLATELMQKEAGVRMTHIPYKGAAQGLTDVIGGNVQVYVSSVPTLIGHIKSGKLRALAVTSAKRTDDLPNVPTVAESGLKGFEATTWFGLLGPAKLPAEVVSAVNAEVNKALRAEDLRKKLGDQGLDITGGTPEQFAKLMRDDLVKWGKVVKESGARAD; encoded by the coding sequence ATGACTCATTCAGTGCTGGCGCGTCGCCTCTTGACGCAGGGTACATTGGCAACTCTTTTGATCGGTACCACACTGGCATTCAACGCTCTTGCGCAAAACTGGCCCTCGAAGCCCATCCGCGTGGTTGTGCCCTTTCCGGCAGGTGGTGGCACTGATTTGATTGCACGCGAGGTAGGTAACAAAGTGGTGTCCAACACCAAATGGACGTTCATTTACGACAACAAGCCTGGCTCAGGGGGCAATATTGGGGTGGACGCCATTGCCAAGGCCGCGCCCGATGGTTTGAATTTGGTCATTGGCCAAACGAGCAACTTGGCCATCAATCCGAGCCTCTACAGCAAGCTGCCCTATGACCCTTCAAAAGACCTGACGCCCATTGTCAATATCGGCAGTTCACCCGTGGTCTTTGTGGTGGCAAGCAATTCGCCATACAAAACATTTGGTGAATTGTTAGCGGCAGCAAAAGCCCAACCTGATGCCATCAATTACGCAAGCTCGGGCAGCGGTACGGTGGCGCACTTGGCCACTGAGTTGATGCAGAAAGAAGCGGGCGTTCGCATGACGCACATTCCCTATAAGGGTGCCGCCCAAGGCTTGACCGATGTGATCGGTGGCAATGTACAGGTCTACGTCTCCTCTGTACCCACCCTGATTGGTCATATCAAGAGCGGCAAGCTCAGGGCATTGGCAGTGACATCTGCTAAACGAACAGACGACTTGCCCAATGTTCCCACAGTGGCCGAGTCTGGTTTGAAGGGTTTTGAAGCCACCACCTGGTTTGGATTGTTAGGCCCCGCCAAGTTGCCGGCAGAGGTGGTTTCAGCTGTGAATGCTGAAGTGAACAAAGCCTTGCGCGCAGAAGACTTGCGCAAAAAACTGGGCGATCAAGGCTTGGACATCACAGGTGGAACGCCTGAACAATTTGCCAAGCTGATGCGTGATGACCTCGTCAAATGGGGCAAGGTTGTTAAAGAGTCCGGCGCCCGCGCTGACTGA
- a CDS encoding IclR family transcriptional regulator has translation MARKSNAAPTTDEPQNDGGVIAVKRALQILEVFEIGDQHLSLAELSRRTGLHNTTVLRLARTLALSGYMVQKEEGTWRLGAAAGWLGARYQAGFDINDVVEPTLRQLSAETKESASFYVREGDVRSCISRIEGPQSVRHHVRIGMRLPLNLGAPGKVILAFSGTGGDEYETIRRRGYHMSMGERDPEVSSVAAPVFGLNWRLLGSMCISGPTARLSKSKLQVHAKTVMNAANQLSYALAGSASQETPKVISTWHP, from the coding sequence ATGGCACGAAAATCCAACGCGGCACCCACCACCGATGAACCCCAAAACGACGGCGGCGTCATCGCTGTGAAACGGGCTTTGCAAATTCTGGAAGTCTTTGAAATTGGCGACCAGCACCTTTCACTGGCAGAACTCAGCCGACGAACAGGCCTACACAACACCACCGTTTTGCGACTGGCGCGCACGCTGGCCCTTTCGGGCTACATGGTGCAAAAGGAGGAAGGCACTTGGCGTTTAGGTGCAGCCGCGGGTTGGCTAGGTGCACGCTACCAAGCCGGTTTTGACATCAACGATGTGGTGGAGCCCACATTGCGACAGTTGTCCGCTGAAACCAAAGAGAGCGCTTCTTTTTATGTACGCGAAGGCGATGTTCGCTCATGCATTTCTCGCATCGAAGGACCGCAATCGGTACGCCACCACGTGCGCATTGGCATGCGATTGCCATTGAACTTAGGTGCCCCAGGCAAAGTGATCTTGGCGTTCTCTGGCACAGGCGGGGACGAATATGAAACGATTCGTCGTCGGGGTTATCACATGTCAATGGGAGAAAGAGACCCAGAGGTTTCCAGCGTGGCAGCGCCAGTGTTTGGATTGAACTGGCGACTGTTGGGCTCGATGTGCATTTCTGGCCCGACAGCACGCTTGAGTAAAAGCAAGCTGCAAGTCCATGCGAAGACTGTGATGAACGCGGCCAACCAGTTGTCATATGCACTGGCTGGATCGGCGTCGCAAGAGACACCTAAGGTGATTTCAACTTGGCATCCTTGA
- a CDS encoding TauD/TfdA family dioxygenase, whose protein sequence is MSIILKNPVTGPAAWTGQDIQNDTSWIEQLQASDIQALDEALATLKSKGRAFPNFEREDFPIGTALLKRLAALSDELENGRGFSLWRGLPVHRYSEDELKAVYYGIGLHLGLPVCQNPRGDLLGEVAAVGDPKDVRTRVYQTNLYLPYHSDPSDVVGLLCVRKAKQGGISSLVSVARIYNEILEKHPEYLGIYYRMFYFEHLCEPQPSLSPIFSYHLGKLSCRYLRQYLELGCDIKGVPLSKVEMEALDCFDRIMHLPEIRVDMLMEPGDLQFANNYAVLHSRTEFEDHDDVAQRRRMLRLWLKMPNARELAPEFPGRNGFPPPNTL, encoded by the coding sequence CCAGTTGGATCGAGCAACTTCAGGCTTCAGACATTCAAGCTTTGGATGAAGCGCTTGCAACACTCAAATCTAAAGGCCGTGCCTTTCCAAATTTTGAGCGTGAAGATTTTCCCATTGGTACTGCCTTGTTGAAAAGGCTCGCCGCTTTGTCAGATGAGTTGGAAAATGGGCGAGGTTTTTCTCTTTGGCGCGGACTGCCCGTGCATCGCTACAGCGAAGATGAGCTGAAAGCGGTGTATTACGGCATTGGCTTGCACTTAGGACTGCCCGTGTGTCAAAACCCGCGCGGTGATTTGCTGGGCGAAGTGGCTGCAGTGGGGGATCCCAAAGATGTCCGTACCCGGGTGTACCAAACCAATTTGTATTTACCTTATCACTCCGATCCATCGGATGTGGTGGGCTTGCTGTGCGTGCGCAAAGCCAAGCAAGGCGGCATCAGTAGCCTTGTCAGCGTCGCGCGCATCTACAACGAAATATTAGAGAAACATCCTGAGTATTTGGGCATCTATTACAGAATGTTTTACTTTGAACATTTGTGTGAACCACAGCCCAGCTTGTCTCCCATCTTCAGCTATCACCTAGGTAAATTAAGTTGCCGTTATTTGCGCCAATATCTGGAGTTGGGATGCGACATCAAAGGCGTGCCCTTGTCAAAGGTGGAAATGGAAGCCCTCGATTGTTTCGACCGCATCATGCATTTACCCGAAATTCGCGTGGACATGTTGATGGAGCCTGGCGATCTGCAGTTTGCCAACAACTATGCAGTGCTGCATTCACGCACTGAGTTTGAAGACCATGACGATGTGGCGCAGCGTCGACGAATGTTGCGCTTGTGGTTGAAGATGCCAAATGCCAGAGAGTTGGCACCAGAGTTTCCTGGCCGAAATGGATTTCCACCTCCCAACACACTCTGA